In the genome of Triticum urartu cultivar G1812 chromosome 5, Tu2.1, whole genome shotgun sequence, one region contains:
- the LOC125555644 gene encoding proline-rich receptor-like protein kinase PERK8 translates to MASSGYLRAASGATRSRQTLLLRQRPAAPATSATPRALVASSATRHASTVPNPPPGAEPLPEDAPRQTPPRLGEPDPVGPPTPTPKEKITGTPPSEEDDGGLPGGMPDTTPPPDVPLPPASPDGSTV, encoded by the coding sequence ATGGCCTCCTCCGGCTACCTCAGAGCGGCCAGCGGCGCCACTCGCAGCCGCCAGACGCTCCTCCTCCGGCAGCGCCCCGCTGCTCCGGCCACAAGCGCGACACCGCGCGCGCTCGTCGCTTCCTCAGCGACGCGGCACGCGTCGACAGTCCCCAACCCGCCGCCCGGGGCGGAACCTTTGCCAGAGGACGCGCCGCGGCAGACACCGCCGAGGCTCGGGGAGCCGGACCCCGTGGGACCTCCCACGCCGACGCCCAAGGAGAAGATAACCGGCACACCGCCGTCGGAGGAGGATGACGGTGGGCTACCCGGCGGAATGCCGGACACGACCCCGCCACCGGACGTGCCGTTACCCCCTGCCTCGCCCGATGGTAGCACCGTCTAG